A genome region from Drosophila simulans strain w501 chromosome 2R, Prin_Dsim_3.1, whole genome shotgun sequence includes the following:
- the LOC6736149 gene encoding sodium/potassium-transporting ATPase subunit beta-1-interacting protein isoform X1 produces the protein MGSCSCTRRHFLLSICFLQVITIIERQVFDFLGYMWAPILVNFFHILFIIFGFYGAYHFRVKYIITYLIWNFLWIGWNTFLICFYLNVGQLNRDSDLLNLGTGSVSWFEANGYGCKPTYNMAADDTFRPQRPERVEGCLLDYPLVEITHSGVQCALALLGILGAILISCIFLDEDDRFDFMNGDAKSPQHTVVHPMYVSYTSIPTTSASATMQSNKHLQLQHQQPQQNSLKLYHHQQQQQPKLHHFNKNYQLSGSNNNTLNNNLHQRAPALLPPNTTNNRSASFQPQSHPSNNHVTQRTGGEGSNCSSLRRHRQHHSKAPVSPSPMSPQTTPSLSYASLQNSSPYLAGNSLSNSNYSIFQSPDSLQGSSHFARIHHKPKPPKSDYPVSGEFNPGMNISSPVRPLDRLSRSLEDDEDNFSLQKFAPGEHGVTYVPFQSPTPNSLFLGENNNAQPHLVFHSNSRSSPNNNAYPYDQNGLPSSLRMGSNSNARRPTHIPLPTVPMHNCQEVENDEDADGESEQDRDQMLTPPPPPVVRPHIHQRLGQAPYLDLSPEVAERYAIPSKLGPGLPIQVPLPVPHGSPMVRRSNRRPRPSNPVNFCDQIRATPPGYVVRAQSDDRLMEQVEADAAPHVNRRSGRGGRDQKSRPRSFCNSIVGVQG, from the exons ATGGGATCGTGCTCGTGTACGCGGCGACACTTTTTGCTGTCAATATGCTTCCTGCAAGTG ATAACGATTATCGAGCGCCAGGTATTCGACTTCCTCGGCTACATGTGGGCGCCCATCCTAGTGAACTTTTTCCACATTTTGTTCATCATATTCGGGTTTTACGGCGCCTACCACTTTCGCGTTAAATACATCATCACC TATCTAATATGGAACTTCCTGTGGATCGGGTGGAACACCTTCCTCATTTGCTTCTACTTAAATGTGGGGCAGTTGAACAGG GACAGTGACCTGCTCAACCTGGGCACTGGCAGCGTCTCCTGGTTCGAGGCGAACGGGTACGGCTGCAAGCCCACCTATAACATGGCCGCGGACGATACGTTCCGTCCCCAGCGGCCGGAGCGCGTGGAAGGCTGCCTGCTGGACTACCCGCTTGTGGAGATCACACACTCGGGGGTACAGTGCGCTCTGGCG CTGCTCGGCATACTCGGTGCGATTCTGATTAGTTGCATATTTCTTGACGAGGACGACAGAT TCGATTTCATGAACGGCGACGCGAAGAGTCCACAGCATACCGTGGTGCACCCAATGTACGTGAGCTATACAAGTATACCCACAACATCCGCAAGCGCCACCATGCAATCAAATAAgcatctgcaactgcagcaccagcagccgcagcagaaCTCACTGAAACTCTATcatcatcagcaacaacagcaacccaAACTACACCACTTCAATAAGAACTACCAGTtgagcggcagcaacaataatacACTGAACAATAATCTCCACCAGCGTGCGCCTGCGCTGCTGCCGCCAAACACAACAAATAACCGCAGCGCATCATTCCAACCTCAAAGTCACCCTTCAAACAACCATGTAACCCAGCGCACAGGCGGAGAGGGGAGCAACTGCAGTAGTCTACGCCGCCATCGACAACACCATTCCAAGGCACCCGTCAGTCCCAGTCCCATGTCCCCTCAGACCACGCCGTCGCTTTCGTACGCCTCACTGCAAAACTCGAGTCCCTACCTAGCCGGGAACTCCCttagcaacagcaactacagCATATTCCAGAGCCCCGACTCGCTCCAGGGCAGTTCTCATTTCGCCCGTATTCATCACAAGCCCAAGCCGCCTAAATCTGATTATCCTGTTTCTGGAGAATTCAATCCGGGCATGAATATATCCTCACCTGTCCGTCCGCTCGATCGCCTGTCGCGCAGTCTCGAGGACGACGAAGACAACTTTTCCCTGCAGAAGTTCGCTCCCGGCGAACACGGTGTCACCTACGTCCCTTTTCAAAGTCCTACTCCAAACAGCCTTTTTCTGGGCGAGAACAACAACGCCCAGCCCCACCTAGTCTTTCACTCCAACTCTCGCTCTAGTCCCAACAACAATGCCTATCCCTACGACCAGAACGGTTTGCCCTCTTCCCTCCGTATGGGGTCAAACTCCAATGCCCGACGGCCGACTCACATTCCTCTGCCCACGGTTCCCATGCACAACTGCCAGGAGGTGGAAAACGATGAGGACGCAGATGGCGAGTCCGAGCAAGATCGCGATCAGATGCTGACCCCCCCGCCTCCGCCGGTAGTGCGGCCTCACATCCATCAACGCTTGGGTCAGGCGCCCTACCTTGATCTCTCTCCGGAAGTGGCAGAGCGCTATGCGATTCCCAGCAAGCTTGGACCCGGCCTTCCCATTCAAGTGCCACTCCCCGTTCCGCATGGGTCGCCCATGGTACGTCGCAGTAATCGTCGACCAAGGCCATCCAATCCCGTCAACTTTTGCGACCAGATTCGCGCTACACCTCCTGGTTATGTGGTACGCGCCCAGAGCGACGATCGTCTAATGGAACAGGTCGAGGCAGATGCTGCCCCGCACGTGAACCGTCGGAGCGGTCGCGGCGGTCGCGATCAAAAGTCCCGTCCTCGGTCGTTCTGCAACTCGATAGTGGGCGTGCAGGGTTAG
- the LOC6736149 gene encoding uncharacterized protein LOC6736149 isoform X2 translates to MGSCSCTRRHFLLSICFLQVITIIERQVFDFLGYMWAPILVNFFHILFIIFGFYGAYHFRVKYIITYLIWNFLWIGWNTFLICFYLNVGQLNRDSDLLNLGTGSVSWFEANGYGCKPTYNMAADDTFRPQRPERVEGCLLDYPLVEITHSGVQCALALLGILGAILISCIFLDEDDRLKHISKQSKHRQSLYSIEFGSSTDTIRHGGHSLGLGDPRGDQDGGELSPKPMTPRRVKRRSVMARGTQGRQSNGGGSSRRSYHGSSGTLRSKHGHSGRGGGADSSSGSYVRSSIRSSRRKYHQNPVTKIIDQQLQQEQPHLGSFHRQDKLSLTASNLQSLNNDFVNNTNASGSQLGSLGKPNEHYYHSYRKNIPLDPIYYNTNGLGALEEPPSLPPPPPLPSAAGASILHGGGGGHYNPSYQHSTTHLNDVGHAPDEVYNNRPPSVRSSYSNFHGSRPLSTAYGNATGENVFAGLNGASASPPQAPCTPPLYQQHPMQLQQHQQQQYPPPPPMDPAPAYVSTMSFSKRTASRESIRSMAFLNNGPPAYNLNYHTPPDSETTM, encoded by the exons ATGGGATCGTGCTCGTGTACGCGGCGACACTTTTTGCTGTCAATATGCTTCCTGCAAGTG ATAACGATTATCGAGCGCCAGGTATTCGACTTCCTCGGCTACATGTGGGCGCCCATCCTAGTGAACTTTTTCCACATTTTGTTCATCATATTCGGGTTTTACGGCGCCTACCACTTTCGCGTTAAATACATCATCACC TATCTAATATGGAACTTCCTGTGGATCGGGTGGAACACCTTCCTCATTTGCTTCTACTTAAATGTGGGGCAGTTGAACAGG GACAGTGACCTGCTCAACCTGGGCACTGGCAGCGTCTCCTGGTTCGAGGCGAACGGGTACGGCTGCAAGCCCACCTATAACATGGCCGCGGACGATACGTTCCGTCCCCAGCGGCCGGAGCGCGTGGAAGGCTGCCTGCTGGACTACCCGCTTGTGGAGATCACACACTCGGGGGTACAGTGCGCTCTGGCG CTGCTCGGCATACTCGGTGCGATTCTGATTAGTTGCATATTTCTTGACGAGGACGACAGAT TGAAGCATATTAGCAAGCAGTCTAAACACCGCCAGTCGCTGTACTCCATCGAATTCGGCAGCAGCACCGACACCATCCGGCATGGCGGCCACTCCTTGGGACTGGGCGATCCTCGGGGCGACCAAGATGGCGGCGAACTGAGTCCTAAGCCGATGACACCACGACGCGTCAAGCGGCGATCGGTCATGGCGCGCGGCACACAAGGAAGGCAGTCAAATGGAGGAGGCTCGAGCAGGCGCTCATACCACGGATCAAGCGGCACCCTGAGATCCAAGCACGGACATAGTGGACGTGGAGGCGGAGCAGACAGCAGTAGCGGAAGCTATGTGAGGAGCAGCATTCGAAGCTCTCGCCGGAAGTATCATCAGAACCCAGTGACTAAAATCATTGATCAGCAGCTTCAGCAGGAGCAACCTCACCTGGGTTCCTTCCACCGACAGGATAAACTCTCGCTGACTGCCTCCAACCTGCAATCACTCAACAATGACTTTGTAAACAACACCAATGCTTCCGGCAGCCAATTGGGAAGTCTCGGCAAACCCAACGAGCACTACTACCACAGCTACCGCAAAAACATTCCGCTGGACCCCATCTACTACAATACCAATGGTCTAGGAGCGCTGGAGGAACCACCGAGCCttccaccgccaccacctctGCCATCTGCAGCTGGAGCCTCAATCCTGCACGGGGGCGGTGGAGGCCACTACAACCCCAGTTACCAACACTCTACGACGCACCTAAACGACGTTGGTCACGCTCCCGATGAAGTGTACAACAATCGACCGCCCTCCGTGCGCTCCAGTTACTCGAATTTTCATGGCTCACGGCCACTCTCCACCGCTTACGGGAATGCCACTGGTGAAAATGTATTCGCTGGACTGAACGGAGCGAGCGCCAGTCCACCGCAGGCTCCTTGTACGCCACCCCTCTACCAACAGCATCCCATGCAACtacagcagcatcaacagcagcagtatcctccgccgccgccaatGGATCCGGCGCCTGCTTACGTCAGCACCATGTCGTTCTCCAAAAGAACTGCTTCGCGGGAAAGCATCCGCTCAATGGCCTTTCTCAACAACGGTCCGCCCGCCTACAATCTGAACTACCACACACCGCCCGACTCGGAGACGACCATGTAA
- the LOC6736149 gene encoding sodium/potassium-transporting ATPase subunit beta-1-interacting protein isoform X3 — MGSCSCTRRHFLLSICFLQVITIIERQVFDFLGYMWAPILVNFFHILFIIFGFYGAYHFRVKYIITYLIWNFLWIGWNTFLICFYLNVGQLNRDSDLLNLGTGSVSWFEANGYGCKPTYNMAADDTFRPQRPERVEGCLLDYPLVEITHSGVQCALALLGILGAILISCIFLDEDDRFDFMNGDAKSPQHTVVHPIEAY, encoded by the exons ATGGGATCGTGCTCGTGTACGCGGCGACACTTTTTGCTGTCAATATGCTTCCTGCAAGTG ATAACGATTATCGAGCGCCAGGTATTCGACTTCCTCGGCTACATGTGGGCGCCCATCCTAGTGAACTTTTTCCACATTTTGTTCATCATATTCGGGTTTTACGGCGCCTACCACTTTCGCGTTAAATACATCATCACC TATCTAATATGGAACTTCCTGTGGATCGGGTGGAACACCTTCCTCATTTGCTTCTACTTAAATGTGGGGCAGTTGAACAGG GACAGTGACCTGCTCAACCTGGGCACTGGCAGCGTCTCCTGGTTCGAGGCGAACGGGTACGGCTGCAAGCCCACCTATAACATGGCCGCGGACGATACGTTCCGTCCCCAGCGGCCGGAGCGCGTGGAAGGCTGCCTGCTGGACTACCCGCTTGTGGAGATCACACACTCGGGGGTACAGTGCGCTCTGGCG CTGCTCGGCATACTCGGTGCGATTCTGATTAGTTGCATATTTCTTGACGAGGACGACAGAT TCGATTTCATGAACGGCGACGCGAAGAGTCCACAGCATACCGTGGTGCACCCAAT TGAAGCATATTAG